In Carassius gibelio isolate Cgi1373 ecotype wild population from Czech Republic chromosome B4, carGib1.2-hapl.c, whole genome shotgun sequence, one DNA window encodes the following:
- the dclre1c gene encoding protein artemis: MSSFAGRMKEYPNISLDRFDRENLHARAYFLSHCHKDHMKGLKGPLLKRRLKFSLTVKLYCSFVTKELLLNNPKYAFWEDHIAPLELDSPTHLSLMDEITGESEDVVVTLLPAGHCPGSVMFLFEGAQGTVLYTGDFRLAVGDAARMEYLHSGDRVKDIQSVYIDTTFFDPKYHQIPSREACLAGIRQLVQDWICQSPYHVVWLNCKAAYGYEYLFTNLGQEFSSQIHVNSLDMFKKMPEILCHVTTDRATQIHACRHPKDEEFFRANRLPCGSTAPNGIPLNIISIKPSTIWFGERTRKTSVVVKMGSSSYRACFSFHSSYLEVKDFLSYICPVHIYPNVIPLGKTLEDVMDLLKPLCRKQSGREEIVYKPLGTLKRTRKWCTSEGSDGDNDLFEEVSTAPRRRKITVTDLTTVAVSEQPHSPKKDSHATDPMSSLIEPCLSTHSSNYMDCTESNDDDDDDDNDDDDNDKDDTQQPPIPHSSDVASPPPPCTESKEMPSSKLTPSKSKTTLPCWQKFFKVEPVLTDESELDNSQNNHNTQTLSTENTESQSPELFLDEDEDDSSSVHLTSSQSTHISDAGMESLSQMDTVIFQVDESKAITSEHSNRGTNGEVVSDVIDSRDVEPKKEEAMEPKSDSQVSSDFELPPTPGSKVPQPEDLKELYRKLAAGEDVVIRQIF; encoded by the exons ATGAAAGGGTTGAAAGGACCTTTACTGAAGAGAAGACTGAAGTTCAG TTTAACGGTCAAGCTGTATTGTTCATTTGTCACAAAGGAGCTCCTTCTTAATAACCCCAAATATGCATTCTGGGAAGATCACATT GCCCCACTGGAACTGGACAGTCCAACTCACTTATCTCTGATGGATGAAATCACTggagag tCGGAGGATGTTGTTGTCACTCTGCTTCCAGCGGGACACTGTCCAGGATCAGTCAT GTTTCTGTTTGAGGGTGCTCAGGGTACAGTGCTCTACACAGGGGACTTCAGACTGGCTGTCGGAGACGCAGCTCGAATGGAGTACTTGCACTCTGGAGACAG GGTAAAAGACATTCAGAGTGTGTATATCGACACCACATTTTTTGATCCCAAGTATCATCAGATCCCCAGCAGG gAGGCTTGTTTGGCAGGGATAAGACAGCTGGTCCAGGACTGGATCTGTCAGAGTCCATACCATGTCGTTTGGTTAAACTGTAAGGCAGCGTACGGTTATGAGTACCTCTTTACCAATCTGGGACAAGAGTTCAGCTCACAG ATACACGTGAACAGCTTGGATATGTTCAAAAAAATGCCTGAAATTCTGTGTCACGTGACCACCGACCGTGCAACACAGATTCACGCTTGTAGGCACCCCAAG GACGAGGAGTTCTTCAGGGCAAACAGGTTACCGTGCGGCTCCACTGCTCCGAATGGCATTCCTCTAAACATCATCAGCATCAAACCCTCAACCATATGGTTTGGAGAACGGACCAGAAAGACCTCTGTCGTCGTCAA GATGGGAAGTAGTTCCTACAGAGCATGCTTTTCTTTTCATTCCTCTTATTTGGAG GTTAAGGACTTTCTCTCCTACATCTGTCCTGTTCACATCTATCCTAATGTCATTCCGTTGGGAAAGACACTGGAAGACGTCATGGATCT GTTAAAGCCATTGTGTAGAAAACAGTCTGGAAGGGAGGAGATTGTCTACAAACCACTTGGGACCCTCAAAAGAACCAGAAAGTGGTGCACATCAGAAG GCTCAGATGGTGATAACGACCTGTTTGAGGAGGTTTCCACAGCTCCAAGGCGGCGAAAAATAACAGTGACCGACCTGACCACTGTTGCCGTTAGTGAACAGCCTCATAGCCCTAAAAAAGATTCTCATGCTACGGACCCAATGTCTTCCCTCATAGAGCCCTGTCTTTCCACACACTCTTCTAATTACATGGACTGCACTGAATCAAacgatgatgatgacgacgatgatAACGATGATGACGATAATGATAAAGATGATACCCAGCAACCTCCTATACCTCACTCATCTGATGTTGCTTCACCTCCTCCACCTTGCACAGAAAGCAAAGAAATGCCATCCTCAAAACTCACTCCATCAAAATCCAAAACAACTCTGCCTTGTTGGCAAAAGTTCTTTAAGGTGGAACCAGTGTTGACGGATGAGAGCGAACTGGATAACAGTCAGAACAACCACAATACTCAAACACTTTCCACCGAAAACACAGAGTCCCAGTCACCCGAGCTGTTTctggatgaagatgaggatgacaGCAGCTCTGTTCACTTGACTTCCTCACAGTCCACTCATATATCGGATGCAGGGATGGAGAGCCTCAGTCAAATGGACACTGTTATTTTCCAAGTGGATGAAAGTAAGGCCATTACTAGTGAGCATAGTAACCGAGGGACCAATGGTGAGGTGGTGTCAGATGTGATTGACAGCCGTGACGTCGAACCCAAGAAGGAAGAAGCCATGGAGCCGAAATCAGACTCACAGGTATCATCAGATTTTGAGCTTCCACCAACACCAGGGTCCAAAGTCCCACAACCAGAAGACCTGAAGGAACTGTACAGGAAGTTGGCAGCAGGCGAGGATGTTGTCATAAGACAgattttttga
- the hspa14 gene encoding heat shock 70 kDa protein 14: MAAIGVHFGYTCACVAVFKDGRADVVANDAGDRVTPAVVAYRDTEQIVGIAAKQGRIRNATNTVVKVKQILGRHYDDPDAQAHREESKCIVVNKSGLPRYEIDTGETTKYVSPEDVAKLIFHKMKETAQSALGSDVKDAVITVPFEFGEMQKNALRQAAESAGFNVLRLIHEPSAALLAYGIGQDSPLGKSHVLVYKLGGTSLSVTVLEVNSGMYRVLATQTDHRTGGESFTYELAQHLAAEFKKTFKQGVTGNPRAMLKLMNSADVAKHTLSTLGSANCFVDSLYDGMDFECNVSRARFELICSSLFNKSIQPIKSLLEQVNLSTSDINKVVLCGGSARIPKLQQMIRDLFPDVELLNSIPPDEVIPVGAAMQAGILVGKDSLALGEDSITVDCCASDITVKEVGDSGEEVFTVLFPSGTPLPARRQHTLQGPGSLSSVSLELYQAQRPIAQMVLRDLEPKEELHDIVTVLTMKRDGSLHVTCTEQGSGRSEAITIETAAAAS, translated from the exons ATGGCTGCCATCGGGGTGCATTTTGGATACACATGTGCTTGTGTTGCCGTATTTAAG GATGGGCGAGCAGATGTTGTGGCAAATGATGCAGGAGACAGAGTCACTCCAGCTGTGGTCGCATACAGAGACACTGAACAG ATTGTGGGAATCGCTGCCAAGCAGGGCAGAATACGAAATGCCACCAATACAGTTGTCAAAGTGAAGCAGATCCTAGGCAGACA CTATGATGACCCAGATGCTCAGGCACACAGAGAAGAAAGCAAATGCATT GTTGTCAACAAGAGTGGCCTGCCCAGATATGAAATCGACACAGGAGAAACGACCAAGTATGTCTCACCTGAAGATGTAGCTAAATTGATCTTCCATAAAATGAAAG AGACGGCCCAGTCGGCCTTGGGTTCAGACGTGAAAGATGCTGTCATAACAGTGCCTTTTGAGTTCGGAGAGATGCAGAAGAATGCACTCAG GCAAGCTGCAGAAAGTGCCGGGTTCAATGTGCTGAGGCTGATCCACGAACCCTCCGCCGCTCTTCTAGCGTATGGAATCGGGCAGGACTCACCGCTGGGAAAAAG TCATGTGCTGGTGTACAAACTCGGAGGCACGTCGCTCAGCGTCACCGTCCTGGAGGTGAACAGCGGAATGTACCGGGTCCTGGCCACACAGACGGATCACAGGACCGGAGGAGAGAGCTTCACATATGAGCTCGCGCAGCACCTTGCTGCAGAGTTCAAAAA GACTTTTAAACAGGGTGTGACGGGTAACCCCAGGGCGATGCTAAAGCTCATGAATAGCGCTGATGTGGCCAAACACACTCTCTCCACACTGGGCAGTGCAAACTGCTTTGTGGACTCACTCTATGATGGCATGGATTTTGAGTGCAATGTCTCTCG AGCCCGATTCGAGCTAATATGCTCCAGCCTCTTTAATAAGAGCATTCAGCCAATTAAAAGTCTTCTCGAGCAAGTAAACCTGTccacctctgacatcaacaag GTGGTTTTATGTGGAGGATCAGCTCGTATCCCGAAGTTGCAGCAGATGATCAGGGATTTGTTCCCAGACGTGGAGCTGCTGAACTCCATCCCCCCGGATGAGGTGATTCCGGTCGGCGCTGCCATGCAAGCAGGCATCCTGGTGGGAAAAGACAGCCTGGCACTCGGAGAAGATTCCATCACTGTGGACTGTTGTGCCAGCGACATCACGGTTAAG GAAGTGGGTGACTCTGGAGAGGAGGTTTTCACGGTTTTGTTTCCATCTGGCACACCTCTCCCTGCCCGCCGCCAGCACACACTACAGGGTCCTGGCAGTCTGTCGTCAGTGAGTCTGGAGCTGTACCAAGCACAGCGACCAATCGCACAG ATGGTACTTAGAGACTTGGAACCTAAAGAGGAGCTGCATGATATTGTCACAGTGCTGACGATGAAGAg GGATGGTTCACTGCATGTTACTTGCACAGAGCAGGGCAGCGGTAGATCTGAAGCCATTACAATAGAAACAGCTGCTGCAGCATCTTAA
- the cdnf gene encoding cerebral dopamine neurotrophic factor encodes MSLTSSFPTPLLLLLCVVLFSVTDAEECEVCVGFLGRLYNSLVLRHTELSPELVEEGLIRACTETTGKENRLCYYLGASSDAAAKVTGEVSRPLSAHVPVHKICQRLQSRDGQICELRYERPVLDWSRDALSKMRVLELKRLLASWGEECRACLEKSEFIDLIQEVAPKHRTHSEEF; translated from the exons ATGTCTTTAACCAGCTCCTTTCCCACACCGTTACTTTTGCTTTTATGTGTTGTTTTATTCTCAGTTACTGATGCAGAAGAATGCGAAG TGTGTGTGGGGTTTTTGGGGCGGCTTTATAACTCACTGGTGCTCAGACACACAGAATTGTCCCCAGAGCTGGTGGAGGAGGGTCTGATCAGAGCCTGCACTGAGACTACTGGGAAAGAGAATCGACTC TGTTATTACCTGGGAGCCTCCAGTGATGCTGCAGCCAAAGTGACAGGTGAGGTGAGTCGCCCCCTCAGCGCACATGTTCCTGTCCACAAAATCTGCCAGCGACTTCAGAGTAGGGACGGCCAGATCTGTGAGCTCAGATACG AGCGTCCTGTTCTCGACTGGAGCAGGGATGCTTTGTCTAAAATGCGAGTCTTGGAGCTGAAGAGACTCTTGGCCTCGTGGGGGGAGGAGTGCAGAGCCTGTCTGGAGAAGAGTGAATTTATTGATCTCATCCAGGAGGTGGCCCCCAAACACAGAACGCACTCGGAAGAGTTCTGA